A window of Tripterygium wilfordii isolate XIE 37 chromosome 7, ASM1340144v1, whole genome shotgun sequence contains these coding sequences:
- the LOC120002600 gene encoding uncharacterized protein LOC120002600 codes for MIKPIGTSTVELGDPVEIRDKLEKLQEELGDSLKEDQSLRPVKKVSFQTRAPEALSEFWQKQDMNTKKAFRSMFGRIDHLLTIQTPVTLRKAAMQYWDPTYRCFTFGSIDLSPLMEEYAELLGYTLHANKIYNPREKTFAEAVISKLLGLPVKKIKEMGSTKGARWTFPEEILMNFAKENFHKEEGRFAFAIVIYGTVIFPCAGGNIDRGVIKMVNHVKHQTTPVPAILCETFRSLNHCRVSTEGRFIGCAQLLGIWLISHLKYDKTVGAPFVQFQKDDCQLRDPISDFEKALGELQVRLQPCFSNK; via the exons atGATCAAGCCCATAGGAACAAGCACGGTGGAGTTGGGTGATCCAGTAGAGATCAGAGACAAGTTAGAAAAGCTACAAGAAGAGttgggagatagtttgaaagaagatcagtcattgagaccagtgaagaaggtttcattccagactcgagcaccggaagctttgtctgagttttggcagaagcaggatatgaatacaaagaaagcgtttaggagtatgtttgggagaattgatcatctgtTGACTATCCAGACGCCAGTAACTCTCCGGAAGGCGGCTATGCAGTATTGGGATCCAACATACCGTTGCTTCACTTTTGGGTCAATAGAtttatcaccattgatggaaGAGTATGCCGAATTATTGGGGTACACCTTGCACGCTAATAAAATCTATAACCCAAGAGAAAAAACTTTTGCGGAAGCAGTtatctctaagcttttgggtttaccagtgaagaagattaaagaaatgggaagtacaaagggtgcaaggtggacttttccagaagaaatattgatgaattttgctaaagagaatttccacaaggaagaaggacgatttgcttttgcaattgtCATATATGGTACCGTGATTTTTCCATGTGCTGGTGGAAATATAGATAGAGGTGTGATTAAGATGGTTAATCATGTTAAGCATCAAACGACTCCAGTGCCTGCCATATTATGTGAGACTTTTCGGTCCCTTAATCACTGTCGTGTTTCTACGGAAGGGAGGTTTATTGGGTGTGCTCAGTTGCTTGGGATTTGGCTTATTAGTCACCTAAAGTATGACAAGACAGTTGGGGCTCCTTTTGTGCAGTTCCAAAAAGATGATTGTCAGTTGAGAGATCCTATTAGTGATTTCGAAAAG GCCCTTGGGGAATTACAAGTCAGGCTCCAGCcatgtttctccaacaaataa
- the LOC120002601 gene encoding probable LRR receptor-like serine/threonine-protein kinase At4g29180, with amino-acid sequence MKGTIVTLEELSYNAKKEIVDKVDKLKRNKVEINSLKGQMEYAFSESRKFQKLYEADEDFIQQKEAEKQQGTEDKIKLIMSRALQLSEWAHSYEKRVQDLKVNRAFKAPELAGDMPGLDTDFISIDCGSSQDYFDEASGIFYKSDLAFTSSGENGEIQGEYTPQDPLYGQQLINLRSFPQGTKNCYTLKPIQGKNNSYLIRAVFLYGNYDGQNGNPKFDLHLGVNFWETVLIGDMSTYVIYEIIHVAPRDVIHVCLVNTGSGTPFISALELRLLDKSMYRIEYAGALAVAARFDIGTQGRTIVRHKDDPYDRLWSPDNFSPGIPINTTSNITASSSGTVYKLPAQVLRTAVMPQKNKTDLSYYLTLNPQREYYFCFHFMEFEEVAEAQSRRITITLNNINYVSNPITLDYLQPQSLCPQAAPLRGNANFTISKTTDSGLPPILNAFEIYHGRPLQQSPTNQDDLDAIIAVKQTYKITRDDWQGDPYVPRNFLWNGLNCSDGISPRIISLNLNSSKLNGNITSSFANLRALYSLDLSYNNFTGSIPEVLASLPNLQILLDLFSEGTNRTLLNSFIPPGVKTLTDPFPSVITASPFPRTQNCFHLQVPGSKKPLCSTALLTSDEFAMTEIFNPRNTACSDTTVDCNTLPNNIRRTTDTQFKASQAGFSLENSKSLPESLDLGQTDSNKGKSNFIIPVITSIVALLLLISIVIFWRIKRKQGQVTRSKQEDAIKPKTRQYTYSEVVRITDNFSTVIGEGGYGKVYLGTMRDASQVAVKMLSSSSYQGYKEFQAEVQHLMLVYHRNLVSLVGYSDDRGNKALIYEYMSNGNLRQHLSVNNGDVLSWNMRLEIAIDAANGLEYLHNGCKPPD; translated from the exons atgaagggaacaattgTGACGTTGGAGGAGTTAAGCTACAATGCTAAGAAGGAGATAGTTGACAAAGTTGATAAGTTAAAGAGGAATAAGGTGGAGATCAACTCTCTGAAAGGACAAATGGAGTATGCCTTTTCAGAAAGTCGAAAATTCCAGAAGTTGTATGAGGCAGACGAAGATTTCATTCAGCAAAAAGAGGCTgag AAGCAACAAGGCACAGAGGACAAAatcaagttaattatgagtCGAGCATTGCAATTATCAGAATGGGCTCACAGCTATGAAAAACGGGTACAAGATCTGAAAGTAAATCGGGCATTTAAGGCGCCGGAATTGGCTGGG gacatgcccggtcttgatacag ATTTCATTAGCATTGATTGTGGGTCGAGCCAAGATTATTTTGATGAAGCGAGTGGTATATTCTACAAGTCGGATTTGGCGTTCACAAGCTCTGGTGAGAATGGAGAAATACAAGGCGAATACACCCCTCAAGACCCGCTATACGGGCAGCAGCTAATCAACCTGAGGAGCTTTCCACAAGGAACGAAGAACTGCTACACTTTGAAGCCAATTCAAGGCAAGAACAATAGCTATCTCATCAGAGCTGTCTTCTTGTATGGAAATTATGATGGACAGAATGGAAATCCCAAATTTGATCTACATCTGGGTGTTAATTTCTGGGAGACTGTTCTGATTGGCGATATGTCTACTTATGTTATATATGAAATTATACATGTAGCACCAAGGGATGTGATACATGTGTGTCTTGTAAACACTGGGTCAGGAACACCTTTCATATCTGCTTTGGAATTACGTCTTCTCGACAAGTCCATGTACAGGATTGAATATGCTGGAGCACTAGCCGTGGCAGCCCGATTCGATATTGGCACCCAAGGAAGGACTATTGTCAG GCACAAGGATGACCCTTATGATCGCCTCTGGTCGCCTGACAACTTTTCTCCTGGGATTCCAATTAATACCACATCAAATATTACAGCATCCAGCAGCGGTACTGTTTACAAATTACCGGCACAAGTGTTGAGAACAGCAGTCATGCCCCAAAAAAACAAGACAGACTTGAGTTATTATTTGACCCTCAATCCCCAGAGGGAATATTACTTCTGCTTTCACTTCATGGAATTTGAGGAAGTCGCTGAAGCTCAGTCAAGACGAATCACTATCACGTTGAACAACATCAACTATGTTTCTAACCCCATCACTCTAGATTACTTGCAGCCGCAGTCTTTATGTCCCCAAGCTGCTCCTCTTAGAGGAAATGCTAACTTCACAATTTCTAAGACAACGGACTCTGGTCTTCCACCCATCCTCAATGCCTTTGAGATTTACCATGGACGTCCACTCCAGCAATCACCAACAAATCAAGATGATC TTGATGCAATCATAGCCGTCAAACAAACATACAAGATAACCAGAGATGACTGGCAAGGAGACCCCTATGTCCCACGCAATTTTTTATGGAATGGTTTGAACTGTAGTGACGGCATTAGTCCAAGGATTATCTCATT GAACTTGAACTCAAGCAAACTAAATGGGAACATAACTTCTTCATTTGCCAACCTGAGAGCATTGTATTCCTT GGATTTGTCCTACAATAATTTTACTGGGTCAATACCAGAAGTTTTAGCATCGCTGCCAAATTTGCAAATCCT CTTAGACCTCTTCTCAGAAG GAACAAATAGAACATTGCTTAATAGCTTCATACCTCCCGGAGTGAAAACTCTAACAGATCCTTTCCCTTCTGTCATAACAGCTTCTCCATTTCCAAGG ACTCAAAACTGCTTTCATCTTCAGGTTCCTGGTAGCAAGAAACCACTATGCTCCACAGCCCTTCTGACATCAG ATGAGTTCGCCATGACTGAAATCTTCAATCCAAGGAACACagcctgctccgataccactgtaGATTGCAATACACTACCAAATAATATCAGAAGAACAACTGATACTCAATTCAAGGCGTCACAAGCAGGGTTTTCATTAGAGAACTCCAAAAG TCTGCCAGAAAGTCTGGACCTAGGCCAGACagattcaaataaaggaaagagcAACTTTATTATTCCAGTTATCACATCTATAGTTGCACTCCTGCTCTTGATTTCTATTGTAATATTTTGGAGGATTAAAAGGAAACAAGGACAAG TTACCAGATCAAAGCAAGAAGATGCAATAAAACCAAAGACTCGGCAGTATACTTACTCTGAGGTTGTTCGTATTACCGATAACTTTAGCACAGTCATTGGTGAAGGAGGTTATGGAAAAGTCTACCTTGGCACTATGAGAGATGCCAGTCAAGTTGCTGTTAAGATGCTATCTTCGTCATCTTACCAAGGGTATAAAGAATTTCAAGCAGAG GTGCAACACTTGATGCTTGTTTATCACCGAAACTTAGTTTCTCTTGTTGGGTATAGCGATGACCGGGGTAACAAGGCATTGATTTATGAATACATGTCCAATGGAAACTTGCGACAGCATTTGTCAG TAAATAATGGAGATGTTCTGAGTTGGAATATGAGGCTTGAAATTGCCATTGATGCAGCAAATG GGCTGGAATACCTTCATAACGGGTGCAAACCTCctgattaa